The Clostridia bacterium region ACCTTATCTTGCCTCTCCTCCATCTCTTTCGCCTTTTTAAGGAGCATACCTGCTGATACGGGCCGTTATCCCTTACCCTTCCTCTCCGCAAGGCGAAGTGAGCCACGGGGAGTGGCTGTGTTATAATTAATGCAAGAGGTAACTGGTAGACCTGCGCGGAGGGGGTACCAGGTGGCGTCGGTCCTAATAGTGGTGGATATGCTGCGCGATTTCGTAGAGCCCGGAGGCGCCCTGTACATCGGGGCGGCGGCGGAGAAGGTCAAGCCGCAGGTGAAGGCGGCACTGAAGGCAGCCCGCGACCAGGGTAGACCGGTGATCTACCTTTGCGACCGGCACCGGCCGAACGACTCCGAGTTTGTCATGTTTTCTCCGCACTGTCTGGAAGGGACCCCGGGGGCGGAGGTGGTACCGGAGCTGGCCCCATCTGCCGGAGAGATAATAATCCCCAAGCGGCGCTACAGCGGTTTCTTCGGCACCGACCTGGACGCTACCCTGCGGGAGAAGGGCGTGGGCGAGCTGTGGCTGTGCGGAGTGTGTACCAACATCTGCGTGCTCTACACGGCCGCCGATGCCCGCATGCGCGGTTACCGGGTAGTAATCCTGCGGGAGGCGGTGGCCTCCTTTTCCGAGGCAGCCCATCGTTTTGCGCTGGAAGAAATGGAGAGGACCTTGGGCTGCGAGGTCCGCTAGAGGGGCAGGAGAAGAAAGCGATTGGGGCGAATACTCGGCGGTGGGGGGAGCAAATGCGGATTGCGGTAATCGACGGGCAGGGCGGGGGTATAGGCCGACACCTCACCGAGCGGATCCGTAAGGAGCTGGGGGAAGAGGTGGAAATCCTGGCCCTGGGCACCAATTCTCTGGCCACCTCCGCCATGTTAAAGGCCGGCGCCAACGAAGGCGCCACCGGAGAAAACGCGGTAGTACAAAACGCCTGCCGGGTAGATGTAATCGTAGGCTCGCTGGCCGTGGTTCTGGCCAATTCGATGCTGGGCGAACTCACGCCGGCCATGGCCGCGGCGGTAGCCTCCAGCCCGGCGCGCAAACTGCTCCTGCCTCTTAACCGTGCCGGGGTGGAGGTGGTAGGGGCGGTGGCGGAGCCCCTGCCCCACCAGGTGGAGCGACTGGTGCAGAGGCTGAAGGCTATACAGCTGGAGAAGGAGGGTTAGTCGGATGTGTGAGGCCAATGCTTACTTGCTTCGGGGCGGCAAAGAAGAATTGTTGCTGGAGAGTGTGGACCGGGTTATTCCGCAGGAAGAGGGCATCCTGCTGGAGGATATTTTCGGTCGGCGGAAGCTGATCAAGGCGCGGATCAAGGAAATGGCTCTGGTGGACCACAAGATCTTCTTGGAGCCCCTGGAGGACTAGTCAGGATCCGCAGGAAAGCGGGTGGTGTAGAGTGTCCGGTCATTCCAAGTGGGCCAACATAAAGCACCGCAAAGCCCGGGTAGACGCCCAAAAGGGCAAATTGTTTACCAGGCTGGGCCGGGAGTTGATCGTTGCCGCCCGCCTCGGCGGAGGTGACCCCGAGGCCAATCCCCGCCTCAAGCTGGCCATTCAGCGGGCCCGAGAGGCCAATATGCCCATGGAAAACATCCAGCGGGCCATACAGAAGGGTACGGGAGAGATCGCCGGCGAAACCTACGAGGAAGTGGTTTACGAGGGTTACGGGCCCGGCGGTGTGGCCATAATGCTCAGCCTGGCCACCGACAACCGCAACCGCACGGCTTCGGAGATCCGCCACCTTTTCTCCAGGTACGGGGGCAACCTGGGCGAATCCGGCTGCGTGGCCTGGATGTTCGAGAGCCGGGGACTTATCACCGTGGAACTGGAAGATGTTTCCCAGACGGCGGACGACATCATGCTCTGGGCCATTGA contains the following coding sequences:
- a CDS encoding cysteine hydrolase yields the protein MASVLIVVDMLRDFVEPGGALYIGAAAEKVKPQVKAALKAARDQGRPVIYLCDRHRPNDSEFVMFSPHCLEGTPGAEVVPELAPSAGEIIIPKRRYSGFFGTDLDATLREKGVGELWLCGVCTNICVLYTAADARMRGYRVVILREAVASFSEAAHRFALEEMERTLGCEVR
- a CDS encoding DUF3842 family protein; translated protein: MRIAVIDGQGGGIGRHLTERIRKELGEEVEILALGTNSLATSAMLKAGANEGATGENAVVQNACRVDVIVGSLAVVLANSMLGELTPAMAAAVASSPARKLLLPLNRAGVEVVGAVAEPLPHQVERLVQRLKAIQLEKEG
- a CDS encoding CooT family nickel-binding protein, yielding MCEANAYLLRGGKEELLLESVDRVIPQEEGILLEDIFGRRKLIKARIKEMALVDHKIFLEPLED
- a CDS encoding YebC/PmpR family DNA-binding transcriptional regulator produces the protein MSGHSKWANIKHRKARVDAQKGKLFTRLGRELIVAARLGGGDPEANPRLKLAIQRAREANMPMENIQRAIQKGTGEIAGETYEEVVYEGYGPGGVAIMLSLATDNRNRTASEIRHLFSRYGGNLGESGCVAWMFESRGLITVELEDVSQTADDIMLWAIEAGAEDVNLREEDNFIEIVTEPGQLEQVRKALEGRRVAVASAEVTMLPKTTVSISDPELARRVLRLVDVLEDHDDVQAVYANFDIPASLMRELEEGAAAS